A single genomic interval of Candidatus Latescibacter sp. harbors:
- the mreD gene encoding rod shape-determining protein MreD yields the protein MNINTVRNILLIIVALLVQSTLFGRMDIFGARPDLALLVLIFIAGSAEPAESILYGFFIGFIQDVYTPEFLGFNSFIMSLMGFALGIVKETLTVENYSVKTLLTLAACMVHDLLYLSLYTSFDFSLLLKLFVKNSLPGALYTSILAFLFVAAYGWVVSGGLKIVRELTTGRR from the coding sequence GTGAATATTAACACCGTCAGAAACATACTCCTCATCATTGTTGCGCTTCTGGTTCAATCAACCCTGTTCGGCCGCATGGATATTTTCGGCGCCAGACCGGACCTGGCCCTGCTGGTCCTTATTTTTATTGCCGGCAGTGCGGAGCCTGCGGAAAGTATACTCTATGGATTTTTTATCGGGTTCATTCAGGATGTATACACTCCTGAGTTTTTGGGATTCAACTCTTTCATCATGTCTCTCATGGGTTTTGCCCTCGGCATAGTGAAAGAAACCCTGACAGTGGAGAATTATTCGGTCAAAACCCTGTTGACTCTGGCAGCCTGTATGGTTCATGACCTGTTGTATCTCTCGCTTTATACCTCGTTCGATTTTTCTTTGCTCTTGAAATTGTTTGTAAAAAACAGCCTGCCCGGCGCGCTGTATACTTCTATACTCGCATTTCTGTTTGTCGCCGCTTACGGATGGGTTGTCAGTGGAGGTTTGAAAATTGT